The window GGTGCATTCACAGAAACTAGCCGTCTTAGGGGCCTTGCTACTGACGGCTGATTTTGTGGTCACTGCTTCATTGAGTTGCTTGGAGGCATTCCACTACTTTGGTTTTCCCTCCGAAGATGCCCGGCGAATTGCCATCTTTGCCATTATAATCATCGGGATCATGAATGCCTATGGGCCGAAATTTACCGGGAATCTCGCCATTTATTTGGCTTTCCCGACAGTCGTGCTCATTATTGTCCTTTTGATTTTCGGGGTTCCCCATATTACCTTTGACCACCTCCAAAAGCCCCAAGGGGGAATCCTCCATAATTGGATGCTTTTTGCAGGAATGATTTTAGCCCGACTTCCGCTACTGGCGGTGAAAAACGGTTTTTTTGGGGTGAATTTTGGGGATAATATTTTGTAAGTGGTTGATGTTGAGGGGAGGCATTTTTGAAAAGGGCGTGTAGTGGCGACCTACCCCCTATTCAATGCGGATAAAAGCCGTTAATATGGGCTGATGTATTTGA of the Verrucomicrobiota bacterium genome contains:
- a CDS encoding amino acid permease yields the protein MEFTSIKRPRNVGWVRAAALLYGDWGTSKAYVIGIGFALAGYAALPHLLAVVLLTAIVGINYIWVCKCFPNGGGVYSAARVHSQKLAVLGALLLTADFVVTASLSCLEAFHYFGFPSEDARRIAIFAIIIIGIMNAYGPKFTGNLAIYLAFPTVVLIIVLLIFGVPHITFDHLQKPQGGILHNWMLFAGMILARLPLLAVKNGFFGVNFGDNIL